The genomic segment ATTCATTACATTCTCAGCCGATCTGTTAATGGGTATTTCGGGCAGCGGTCGGGCGGCGCTCGCCCACGCATCAGTCATCTTTAATCTTGTCACTGCCCTGATTGCAGTGCCATTTGCAGGCATGTATGGCAGATGGGTAGAAAGAAACAGGTTGAACTGACACCATACAACCTATCACTTTCCATTCAGTGTACTGCCGCTTGCCGGTTGTTCTCGTCCAAAATACGGACAAACCGGCCTTCACTGACCGGATAATCCGTATGAGTCAGTTTCACACGGACCAGTTTGCCAACAATATCTCTTGACGGATAGCGGAATTTGACCTTGAGATAATTATCAGTAAACCCGACATAATACCCGTCCGGTTCGTGATGATTCAGCGGTTCTTCAGGAATCACTTCAAGAACTTTATCCTGATAATTTGCCGCATATTCCCTGGACAGCTGATTCGACAGATCAATCAGCCGGGTGACACGTTCATGTTTGATCTCATCCGGAACCTGATCGGGCATTTTGGCAGCCGGTGTCCCTGTTCGCTGTGAGTAAGGGAATACATGCAGTTCTGAAAAATGAAGATCCCTGATGAAGTCGAAAGTCTCCTGAAATTCTTCGTCTGTTTCTCCCGGAAAACCGACAATGACATCGGATGTTAAGGCAAAATCGGGCAGAGCTTTTCTCAAATTTGCAATTTTCTCTGCGAAAAACCCGGTTTTGTATTTACGATGCATCCGTTCAAGTACAGCATCTGAACCAGACTGAAGCGGTATATGAAGATGCCGGGCAATAATCTTTGACCGGTTGATTGTATCCACCACTTCATCGGTAATCTGGCTGGCTTCAATCGAAGATATCCGAAGCCTCTTCAGCCCGGAGACCTGAGCTTCAAGATCCCTCAGCAGATGAGCAAAATTATAGTTTTCCATGTCTTCACCATAACCTGCTGTATGAATGCCGGTAAGGACAATTTCTTTGTATCCGGCGTCTACCAGCTGCTGTGCCTGTTGAATGACATTTTCCGGTTTTCTTGAACGCAAAAGTCCACGTGCCCACGGAATAATGCAGAACGTACAAAAATTGTTACATCCCTCCTGAATTTTCAGGGACGCACGCGTACGATCGGTAAACTCCGGCACATCCATTTCTTCATAAACCTTTGCTTTCATAATATCGCTGACCCCGTTAATGGGTTCGCGCTCTTGTCTGTACTGATCAACATAACCAAGTAGTTTTTCCCTGTTCTGTGTACCGACAACGACATCAACACCGGGGATGGACATCACTTCAGCAGGTGACGTCTGTGCATAACAGCCGGTCACGCATATCACGGCATCCGGATTCCGGCGGATAGCCCGTCTGATGACCTGGCGACTCTTCTGGTCACCCGTATTCGTCACCGTACAGGTATTGATCACGTAGACATCCGCTTTTTTTTCGAACGCTCCACGTTCATAGCCTTGTTTTTTAAACAGCTGCCAAATAGCTTCGGTTTCATAGTGATTCACTTTACAGCCAAGTGTATGAAAAGCGACGGAAGGCATTTTTTATGGGCCACCTCACAAATTAATTTAATCGATGTACAGGTTACAGATCACCTTTTACAGAACCTGTCAGAAGTCTTTTTGAGCGGTCAGAGCAATCCAGTCACCCTTTTCCGACTCATTAAGAACATGCAGTCCTGCATCATGAAGGACTCGTCTGACCTGATCCTTTTTTGTATTAATAATGCCTGAAACAATCAGATAGCCCTTCCGGCGAAGGTGCCTGACCACTCCTTCTCTGATGAGCCGGATCACCAGCTCAGCCAGAAGATTTGCTGTAATCACATCGAATGTCTCTGTGATATGATCAATCAGATTATTCTGTCTGACAGTTACGGTTTTCTGAACTTTATTCAGGCGTACATTCAGCCTGGCTGATCGGACTGCTGTATCACTTAAGTCAACGGCAAGAACATGTTTTGCCCCTGATTTTGCTGCAGTAATAGAGAGAACACCGGTCCCCGTTCCCACGTCGAGTACTTCAGCACCAGGTGACAGACAGTTCTCCAGGGCTTCCATGCAAAGAACGGTTGTCGGATGCGTTCCTGTTCCAAAAGCCATGCCCGGATCCAGTTCGATCACCTGTCTTTTGGGATCTTCAGGCTGATAATCGATCCATGTCGGAATAATAATAAATGAACGGCCGACAGTAACCGTTTATAATATTTTTTCCAGGCGGTTGCCCACTCTTCTTCATTATGTTCGCTGATGGAGAGCCGGTTTTCTCCCGGATCAATATCATAAATCAGCAGATTATTTAATGCCTGCCGGATCTCTTCAACGGTTTCTCCAAGAAAACTGTTTACCGGCAGATAGGCCTTGACGTTGACTCCATCGGCCGGATAATCTTCCGGATCAAGGTCATAAATCTGCCCATCCGAATCACTGTGGTCCTTACTGAGATCGCGCGAATCTTCGATAACTACACCACCGGCTCCAGCCTGATAGAGGATGCCTGTAACCGGTTCGATGGCGTCTTCAGTTGTGTGAATACAGATTTCCGACCATTTCATCGGGATACACTCCGTTCATCCTTTTTCATCAATCCGCTTTAAATACTTTTTTTTTCATTTTATCAAACAGGCTCTCGCTTTCGCTGTTCATGGCGCCGCCTTTAACTCCGGCAAGTTTTCTGAACAATTGCTTTTCCTCTTCCGTTAAATGCTTCGGAGTCATCACCTTAACGGTGACATGCTCATCACCCTGCCCATATCCTCTGACATTTTTAATTCCTTTGCCTCTCAGGCGGAACTTAGTACCAGTCTGTGTACCTGCCGGAATGCGAAGCTTTACATCTCCATAAAGTGTGGGCACTTCAATCTCATCACCGAGGGCGACCTGGGCAAAACTCAGAGGAATTTCAATATTGACGTTATCACCATCCCTCTGGAATACTTTATGCGGCTTTACTGTAAACACAATATACAGATCACCCGCCGGGCCGCCGTTGATACCGGAACCGCCCTGGCCTGAGAGCCGAATTTGCTGTCCGTCATCGATTCCGGCGGGCACTTTGACCTCAATTTTCTTATTGACTCTGATCTTTCCGGAGCCACCACATGTATGACAATGATTTTTAATAATTTTCCCGATACCACTGCAATATGGGCAGACACGCCTGTTCACTATCCGGCCGAAAGGCGTATTCTGTTCGGTATTCATCTGACCGGTACCATGACAATGTTTGCAGGTTTGAGGATGCGATCCCGGTTGTGCACCCGATCCGTGACAGGTTGTGCAGGTTTCTTCTTTTGGAATCCTGATATTTTCTTTTTTCCCGAATGCCGCTTCTTCAAAAGTAATCGTCATGTGATACTGCAGATCATCACCCTGTCTTGGTGCATTCGGATCGCGTCTTCTGCTTCCTCCGTTAAAGATCTGATCGAAAATATCACCAAAACCGCCAAAGTCCCCACTGAATCCTTGACCAGTGAAGCCCTGACCACTGAAGCCGCCAAATCCGCCCTGATCCTGGCCCTCTTCACCGAACTGATCATATTGCTGTCGTTTCTGCGGGTTGCTCAGTACTTCATATGCCTTGGTAATCTCCTTAAACTTTTCAGCAGCGTCCGGACTTTTATTGACATCGGGATGATATTTTCTGGCCAGTTTTCGAAATGCTTTTTTTATATCGTCCTTGGAGGCATCTTTATTCACTCCAAGAATTTCATAATAATCCCGCTTACTCATTAAATCACTCCCGAAATGATTTCACGTTAAATTAAATCATAACATCTGGGTAGTCTGTTAAGCAAGAAAAAGCCAAAGCCAAGACGCTTGTCTGACTTCGGCTTTTCTAACAATCAGCAGATCTTTTTCATACCTGATTATTTCTTTTTGTCTTTATTCTTGTCATCATCATTTACTTCATGGTAATCGGCATCGACGACATTGTCATCTTTGCCACCTTTTTTCCCGGAACTCTTCTGGGATCCCTTACCGGCTTCCTTACCATTTTGTGAAGCCTGCTGATACAGTTTCACGGACAGTTGCTGAACCACTTGGTTCAGTTCATCCTTAGCCTTCTTAATTGCCTCTGTATCTTTGCCGTCCAATGCTTTTTTCAGTTTATTTTTGGCATCTTCAGCTTTGGATTTTTCAGAGGCATCAACTTTATCGCCCAGGTCTTTCAGTGTTTTATCCGTAGCGAAAATCAGCTGATCCGATTCGTTACGCAGATCCACTTCTTCCTTCCGCTTTTTATCTGCTTCCTCATTTGCTTCAGCGTCTTTAACCATTCTATCGATTTCTTCATCACTCAGACCTGAAGAAGATTTAATGGTGATTGACTGTTCCTTATTCGTGCCCTTATCCTTGGCTTTAACATTAACAATGCCGTTTGCATCAATTTCAAAGGTGACTTCAATCTGAGGGACACCACGCGGTGCCGGCGGGATATCGGTCAGCTGGAAACGTCCCAGTGTCTTATTATCAGCCGCCATCTGACGTTCACCCTGAAGGACATGAATATCAACAGCTGTCTGATTGTCGGCTGCGGTTGAAAAGACCTGTGACTTACTCGTCGGGATCGTTGTATTACGGTCAATCAGTTTTGTGAAGACGCCGCCCATCGTTTCAATACCCAGGGAAAGTGGTGTCACATCAAGAAGAACGACATCTTTTACATCACCAGCCAGGACGCCGCCCTGAATGGCCGCACCGACGGCGACGACTTCGTCCGGGTTAACTCCCTTGCTGGGTTCCTTACCGGTCAGATTTTGAATTGCCTTCTGTACGGCCGGAATACGTGTTGATCCACCGACAAGAATAATTTTGTCAATGTCGTCCATCGTTAAATCGGCATCTGACAGTGCCTGACGTACAGGACCCATCGTGGACTCAACCAGATCAGAAGTCAGTTCATCGAATTTAGCGCGTGTCAGAGTGGTTTCAAGATGCTTCGGTCCAGTTGCATCTGCAGAAATGAACGGCAGAGAAATCTGGGCCTGGCTGACCCCTGAGAGTTCCTTCTTTGCCTTTTCAGAAGCATCCTTCAGACGCTGCAGGGCCATTTTGTCGCCGGAGAGATCAATACCTGTTTCATTTTTGAACTGTTCGATCAAATATTTAATGATTCGCTGATCGAAATCGTCACCGCCCAGATGGTTATTTCCTGCGGTTGCCTTTACTTCAAAAATCCCATCGCCAAGATCAAGGATCGACACATCGAATGTTCCGCCACCAAGGTCAAATACCAGAATGGTCTGATCGCCTTCCTTGTCAAGGCCGTATGCCAGAGACGAAGCGGTCGGTTCATTAATGATTCTCAGAACATCAAGACCGGCGATTTTACCTGCATCCTTTGTCGCCTGACGCTGTCCATCGTTGAAATAGGCAGGAACAGTGATTACTGCCTTCTCAACTTTTTCTCCAAGGTAAGCTTCAGCATCTGCTTTGAGTTTTTGAAGGATGATGGCTGAAATTTCCTGAGGTGTATATTTTTTTCCTTCAATTTCAACTTTGTAATCCGAACCCATATGTCTCTTAATAGAGAGAACAACATTTGGATTCGTCACTGCCTGACGTTTTGCTACTTCACCAACCTGACGCTCACCATTTTTGAATGCTACAGCTGATGGAGTCGTCCTTCCGCCTTCCGGATTTGGAATGACAACGGGTTCGCCGCCCTCCATAACAGCCACACATGAATTTGTCGTGCCCAAATCAATGCCGATAATTTTACTCATGTTCATTTTCCTCCCAAATAATTAAAAGCAATCTTATTAAATCACCATGTGATTTATGCGCTGACTTTAACCATTGCCGGACGGATCACCCGTCCGTTCAATGTGTAACCTGCCTGAAGCACCTGAGTGACAATTCCTGAATCGTGCTCATCACTTGCCTCCTGCATAACCGCCTGATGAACATTGGGGTCAAATGGTTTGCCAAGGGAATCAATTTCTTCAACGCCTTCTTTTTTCAGCGCTTCTTCCAGTTTGCCAAGAACCATTTCCATACCCTTTTT from the Sporolactobacillus sp. Y61 genome contains:
- the mtaB gene encoding tRNA (N(6)-L-threonylcarbamoyladenosine(37)-C(2))-methylthiotransferase MtaB, with product MPSVAFHTLGCKVNHYETEAIWQLFKKQGYERGAFEKKADVYVINTCTVTNTGDQKSRQVIRRAIRRNPDAVICVTGCYAQTSPAEVMSIPGVDVVVGTQNREKLLGYVDQYRQEREPINGVSDIMKAKVYEEMDVPEFTDRTRASLKIQEGCNNFCTFCIIPWARGLLRSRKPENVIQQAQQLVDAGYKEIVLTGIHTAGYGEDMENYNFAHLLRDLEAQVSGLKRLRISSIEASQITDEVVDTINRSKIIARHLHIPLQSGSDAVLERMHRKYKTGFFAEKIANLRKALPDFALTSDVIVGFPGETDEEFQETFDFIRDLHFSELHVFPYSQRTGTPAAKMPDQVPDEIKHERVTRLIDLSNQLSREYAANYQDKVLEVIPEEPLNHHEPDGYYVGFTDNYLKVKFRYPSRDIVGKLVRVKLTHTDYPVSEGRFVRILDENNRQAAVH
- the dnaK gene encoding molecular chaperone DnaK, translating into MSKIIGIDLGTTNSCVAVMEGGEPVVIPNPEGGRTTPSAVAFKNGERQVGEVAKRQAVTNPNVVLSIKRHMGSDYKVEIEGKKYTPQEISAIILQKLKADAEAYLGEKVEKAVITVPAYFNDGQRQATKDAGKIAGLDVLRIINEPTASSLAYGLDKEGDQTILVFDLGGGTFDVSILDLGDGIFEVKATAGNNHLGGDDFDQRIIKYLIEQFKNETGIDLSGDKMALQRLKDASEKAKKELSGVSQAQISLPFISADATGPKHLETTLTRAKFDELTSDLVESTMGPVRQALSDADLTMDDIDKIILVGGSTRIPAVQKAIQNLTGKEPSKGVNPDEVVAVGAAIQGGVLAGDVKDVVLLDVTPLSLGIETMGGVFTKLIDRNTTIPTSKSQVFSTAADNQTAVDIHVLQGERQMAADNKTLGRFQLTDIPPAPRGVPQIEVTFEIDANGIVNVKAKDKGTNKEQSITIKSSSGLSDEEIDRMVKDAEANEEADKKRKEEVDLRNESDQLIFATDKTLKDLGDKVDASEKSKAEDAKNKLKKALDGKDTEAIKKAKDELNQVVQQLSVKLYQQASQNGKEAGKGSQKSSGKKGGKDDNVVDADYHEVNDDDKNKDKKK
- the dnaJ gene encoding molecular chaperone DnaJ, with product MSKRDYYEILGVNKDASKDDIKKAFRKLARKYHPDVNKSPDAAEKFKEITKAYEVLSNPQKRQQYDQFGEEGQDQGGFGGFSGQGFTGQGFSGDFGGFGDIFDQIFNGGSRRRDPNAPRQGDDLQYHMTITFEEAAFGKKENIRIPKEETCTTCHGSGAQPGSHPQTCKHCHGTGQMNTEQNTPFGRIVNRRVCPYCSGIGKIIKNHCHTCGGSGKIRVNKKIEVKVPAGIDDGQQIRLSGQGGSGINGGPAGDLYIVFTVKPHKVFQRDGDNVNIEIPLSFAQVALGDEIEVPTLYGDVKLRIPAGTQTGTKFRLRGKGIKNVRGYGQGDEHVTVKVMTPKHLTEEEKQLFRKLAGVKGGAMNSESESLFDKMKKKVFKAD